The Helicobacter fennelliae nucleotide sequence CGAAAATGGCTTTCTTTGCCTTGGAGTTTTTTGACATCAAGAGTATTGTCATAAGGGTTAGTGGCTAGAAGTTCAAAGCTTTCTTTTATTTTGGGTGCGATATTTTTGTGTTTGTTGATAAATTTTGCAAAGTCTTTGCTATACAAAAGTTCGTATTTCATTGTTTTAATTTTTCAAAAAGCTCTTTATGGCTAATTGCCTCACCTCTCTCAAATTCTTTTTTTGCTTTTTTGTATGCTTTTTGGTCGTCTTTTGTCCATAAGGTATCATCATCTTTTATCGTGCGAATCTTTGCGTTATCGAGTTTAACCATGGCTTGCAGAGCCTTTTTGAGCTCGCTACTTGCATTTTCTATAAGTAGTGTCATTGTTTTTCTTAATCCCCCAAATTTTTATAAGTAGCTTGGTTTGATACTTTAATACCAAAATACAAAATATATTGTTAAGTTGTGGATTATAACATTGTTTTAGCGTTTTAAATAAAAAATAAGTGCGCTTCTAGAAAGTTTTGGCATTGTATCGTTATTATGTTGGCTTTAGATTCTAGAATCTAAAGCTTCCTGCCTTCATAAAGCACTTTTCCAAAGAGTTTGATATAGGTTTGCTTTTTGGAGATTCTCACTCGAAAATATTGTTTAAATCTTTCTTTAAAAGTAGCGGTTTTGTCGATAAATTCTTGCGCGCTATTTGAGCTTAAGCAAGCGCGTAAGATTCTGTCATTTTGGATTACTTCTTGTGGAATTTTAAGCTCACGCACAAAGGTTTTTGCTTTTTCAAAATCCGCATCACTTTTTGACATATATTCTACTGGTGGGCGAAGCAAGAACGAAGGCACACCCAAAGAAAGCAGATTATGCTCTTTTAAAAACAAAAATGCATATTTAAAATTATCGCGCCATTCCATTGGTTTTTTGTGTCCTACTTTCATAAGAGATTCTGGTCTTTGGCGGTGAAAATATCGCGCATGATAATTAATGACAAATTTTTTAGCAAGAGCATGTGCGCAAAAATTAAAAACAATATCTTCTGCATGCACTTTTGGGAATCGTAAGTCTTTGATAAGATTGTAATCATACACGCAACGTCACACTTCCGCTTTTGTGATTTTATTGTGCTTAAATTGCCATGCTAAGCCTTTTGTCTGCCTCTGCCGAATCCTAAAGGTTTTTGCATTGTAGTGATTTGTGTCAAATATCGCTACATCGGAGCATTTAGCAATCTTGACATTATGAGCTTGCATACTAAAGACAAGATTGCAAAAATAATTCTTGCTTATCACATCATCAGAATCCACAAATCCTACAAGATTATTGTTATCAGGGGTATTGTTTTGCCCTTCTAGCTGTGTTTTAGGTATTCTAAGCCTGCATTTCTGACAAGAGCTAAACCTTGATTCTCTTGATTGATAAGCACAAATCGTGGATCACTCAAATACTCCTGCGCGATTTGTGCGTTCTCATCAGTGTTACCATCATTTATCATAATCGCCAAAAAATTCTCATAGCTTTGATTTTGCACAGAATCTAGACATTCTCTAAGATAAGGCGCGACATTATAAATTGGGATTATAATATTGTGAGCTTTTTATTTTCAATTTTTTTCATTGTTTATCGCTTTTGTGTTGAATAAATCGCAATTATAGCGCAGTTTTAAAATATTACAAGGCAGTCAGCCAGCCCTAATGGATTGTGATTATCTGGATTTAGTACTATTAACCTTCCATAGCGGGTCATAAAAACTAGATTCTTGGCTTAAAAGTTTATTAAATTCATTAATTCCTAGCTCTTCTAAAAGTGTCTTGCTATATAGTGGATTGCGTCCAAGCCCAAAGGCACGCACCGATAGAATCTAAAATTAGTGCGCTTATATCAAAATGGCTAACAAGGCGATTTTTGGTGAGGCTAGATTCTGGTGTGATACTAAAGCTAGGATTGATGAAGGTATTAAAAATAGCGCGTTTAGTGCCTTGCGGGAAATAATCTTGTTTCATCGAGAGATGATCGCCTAGCACGATAATGCTTGTATCTTTGTAAAAATCCTGACTCTTTGCCCATGAGATAAATTCTGAAACATTTTTATCCGCACAAAGCACGACATTATTAAATGCGACATTTTCCTTAAACTCCGCGCAATGCTGTGGATCGATATTGCGGCTTGCAAAATATTGTGAGGTGAAATATTCCTCTCCATGCAGTGAAATATGATGTGAGTTGTAGAATTGATTTTTACCCGCAAACTTTATGCTAGCCCCTTGAATCGCAAGTTGCGTATAGCCAAGTGAATGCAAAATATCGCCCACACAAGTAGCAGAATCTAAAAAATATGCGTGAGCAAAGCTATTGCCTTCGATGGGAAGCTTAAGCGGGATAGCACAAAGATATGAAGTCAGCCCTGCTATCGTCCAGCCCGTGCCTACGACTTGAGTTATTCTACCAAAGCTTTGCGTGGAGCTGAAGTTTGTATTTGCCACACCAAGTGTGGAAAGATTTGGGAGAAGCTCACCAAATGGCGCATATAATGTTCGCGCACAAAATGCAGAGATTTTGTGATAAAGCTTTGAAGTGCTTGAGATGATAAGTGTTTGAATGTTTGTGTAATGCGTAGAATCTATGTATTGCATAAGGCGCGCAAATTTTGGGCTTTTGCGTGCTAAAAATCTCCAAAGTGGCGCACCAAAGATCACAATACCTAACAACGCGCTTGGTAACACAACGCTTTTTGCAAAACTTTTAAAAATCGTAGAATGTTCTGAGAATCCTAAACTATACAGGAATCTATCAAATGGGTTTTGTGGATAAGTTTTGAGAATCCAAAGTGTATGAAAAAGCGCAACGATGATAAGAAAAACCTTGAGTTTTGATGAAGCCTGAAAGTGCTTTGAGTACCAATTTATAAGCTTGCGTGATAATGGCGGAAAGCAAAAAAGCACACTTATAACCACGCTTGGAATGATGACATGCCCGATAAAACTAAATACAAAAGTGAGATCAACACCCGCAATAAGAAACTGCAAATGAAACAGAATCTGTGTAAAGGTAACTTCGCCATATAAACAACTCGTCCATGCACTTGCAAAGATCAAAAAAATCGCACTAAAAAATAAAATAAAAAGAAGCGCAGTGCTAAAAATTTTTAGCCAAAGTGTTTTTGTTATGAGTTTTGCCCCTTAATATACCTTAATAATATTTTGCTTTCATATTTTGTTTTTGTGCTTTGCTTTTATTTGTTGCTGTTTTATTCGTTATTATTGGATTCTCCATTGTCTTTCTCTTCACTATCTTTTTCTCCATCTTTGTCCTCTTTGGGGCAGATCACTGCAAAGGCTACTTTTTCGCCCGCGACATTGACGATTTTTACGCCACTTGTATTGCGCGCAGATGCGCGTATGGCTTCAGTATCCACGCGGATCATTTTGCCTGAGCTTGTAAGCACCATTAAATCCATATTCTCATCATTGACATTTACGACACTTACGAGATTTCCGGTTTTTGGTGTGAGTTTCATAACGATTACGCCTTTGCCACCGCGACTTTGTAGTCTGTATTCGCCTGCACTTGTTTGCTTGCCTATACCCTGCTCGCTGATTGTGAGGAGTTTATCAGTGTCATTGCCAATGGTTACTGCTGCGATCACATGATCGCCCTTAGCTTTGAAGCGGATTCCGGTTACCCCGCGACTCACACGCCCAATCTCGCGCACTTCATCGATTCCAAATCGTATGCACATACCTTTGAAAGTCGCGATAAAAAGTTCTTTGATGTCTTGAGTGATGATATTTGCTGTTACAAGCTCATCATCTTCATCAAGATTTATCGCGCGCACGCCTACTGATCGGATATTGCTGTATTCGCTTAGGTTTGTGCGCTTGACGATTCCGTTTTTGGTGAAAAATACAAGTGATTTGTCGCTGTGGAAGTCGGTTGTGGTTATTGTCGCCATGATTTTTTCATCACTTTGAAGGTTAATGAGATTCACCACCGCCTTGCCGATTGCAGTTCTGCCTGCTTCTGGGATTTTATAGACTTTGAGCCAATAGAGTTGCCCGCGGTTTGTGATAAACATAATCGTATCATGCGTATTTGCTACAAAGAAAGATTCTATAAAGTCATCATCATGCGTGTTACCACTGATTTTGCCCTTGCCACCGCGGTTTTGCTTCTCATAAGTCTTGAGTTGCACGCGCTTTACATAGCCTCTATGACTCATTGTTACGACTACTGGCTCATTTGGGATCAAATCCTCAATATCAATCGCATCATAATCCTCTTCTATTTGTGTTTTACGCGGTGAGCTAAATTTCTCTTTGACTTCGAGCAATTCAGTGCGGATAATATCTTTGAGTTTTTCTTCGCTTTTTAAAATACTATTGAGATACTCTATTTCAGCAAGAAGTTGTGCGTATTCTTGCTCGATTTTGTCGCGCTCTAGCCCTGTGAGTCGTTGCAAGCGCATTTCAAGGATTGCTTTTGCTTGTAGCTCGCTAAGATTAAATTTCTCTATAAGTCCTATTTTTGCTTCTTCGCTATCTTTGCTTGCTCTAATGAGTGCTATCACTTCATCGATATGATCAAGCGCGATTTTAAGTCCTTCTAAAATATGCGCGCGCGCTTTTGCTTTTTCAAGCTCAAAAATCGTTCGGCGGATAATGATTGTTTTGCGATGAGAGATAAAGATATTGAGCAATTCAAGGAGATTAAAAATTTTTGGCTCTTTGTTATTAATCGCAAGCAAGATAATACCAAAGGTGCTTTCCATAGCTGTGGATTTGTAAAGATGATTTAGCACAATTTCACTCATTGCATCTTTTTTGAGCTCGATGACAATGCGCATACCTTCTCTATCGGATTCATCGCGCACTTCAGAGATGCCTTCGATTATTTTTTCTTTCGCAAGCTCACTGATTTGTTCGACAAGCTTTGCTTTATTGACTTGGTAGGGCACTTCATCGACGATAATAATATCTTTGGTTTTTGTTTTTTCGATGTGTGTTTTGGCTCGCACACGGATTCTGCCTCGACCTGTCGCATACGCATCGATGATTCCTTGTTTGCCATAAATCACGCCACCTGTGGGAAAATCCGGACCTTTGACAAATTGCATTAATTCATCTAATGGCGCGTTTGGATTGTCAATCACACACAAAAGTGCATCAATAATTTCATCAACGCGATGAGGTGGAATATTTGTTGCCATTCCCACAGCGATTCCACTTGAGCCATTGATAAGGAGATTTGGCAATCGTGTAGGCAAGACATCTGGCTCTTTGAGTGTGTCATCATAATTTGGCACAAAATCAACCGTGTCTTTGTCTATATCCCGCAGAATCTCCTCGCTCGCACTTGTCATTCTTGCTTCAGTGTAGCGCATTGCCGCAGCCGCATCGCCATCGATTGAGCCGAAATTCCCTTGCCCATCGACAAGCTCAAGACGCATTGAAAAATCCTGCGCCATACGCACAAGCGCGTCATACACCGCCGTATCGCCGTGTGGGTGGTATTTACCGATCACATCACCTACGATTTTTGCACTTTTGACATATTTTACTTTTGAGGTGAGGTTGAGCGTGTGCATCGCATACAAAATCCTTCTATGCACAGGCTTTAGCCCGTCTTTTGCATCAGGCAATGCGCGTCCGACAATAACGCTCATTGAATAGTCAAGATAGCTATCTTTGATAGAATCATCTATCCGAACATCAACGATTCCAGCTGTATTATCTAAAAGATTATCCATACTTTTTAGCTCCATGTAAATAATAAAAAATGCATTGTATCTTAGGTTTTCTTAAAAACTAAGCAAAAAATTTTTAAATAATTAATAATTATTCCTATTTTTAATAAAACTCTAAGTTTAAATTCCTTACAATGCTTCCAAAGTTTGTAACAATCAACTGCAACTAAGGAGTTTAAGATGAGTTTTTCAAGTGTATTAGAACACATGAATAAGCACCATATAAAAGAAATAGAGGGCTTGGTGAGAAAATTTGGCGGTGTGTCAAATCCACAAAACGCAAAGCTCAAATCTGTGGATTATGAGGGGCTAGATATTGTGTATGATGGTGGCGATCTTCGTGTTGAATTCCCCAAAAAAGCAAATGATAACACCCTAAGAGATAGTATCATCGAGCTGTGTATGAGCGTGGAGCAAACCTATAATGTGCAAAGTGTCGCCAAAGAGGTCAAAGAGTTTGCAAAAAGCTTTGGTTCAGTGGTTTTAGCAAGCCTTAACATAAAAGGCGAAGTGCTTGCGACTTATGCGCCAGTGATTCACTTTGATGATAAATTTTTCATCTATATTAGTGAAGTGAGTGAGCATTATGAAAGTATCAAAACAAATCCAGAAAATATTGAAATGATGTTTTTAGAAGATGAGAGCAAGGCAAAATCTGTGATTTTACGCAAACGTTTGCGATATAGAGTGCAAGCGCGGTTCGTGGAACGCGATTCGCAAGAATTCAATGCTGTATTTGAGCAATTCATCGCGCAAAGTGGCGGAGGCGGTGGCATAAAAACTATTCGCAATATGACAGATTTTCATATGATTGAGCTTATCACAAAAAAAGGTCGCTTTGTCAAAGGATTTGGTCAGGCTTATGAGCTTATCGATGATAAAGTCATCTATCTAGGAGGTGGCGGCAATCCGCACTCAAAAAATCCGCATTCTAAGTAACACTAAGCATAAACTAACTAATGGAGTAATAGGGTCTGGTTGTGTGGTGGGTCTCCTTTAGTTGTTGTGATTTGTTTAGGTAATCCCTAATTTGCATTATCTTCCTTTAATAATAAAATGATCCCCTCTCTCTCCTTTGGGGACATTTTTATTATTGTAACTTTATCTTAATTTACACTTCTTTATAAATGATAAAATTACGAACGCTAAAATTAAAGAAAAACGCAATGCCCGTAGCAATGATTTTGCTTAGCATTTCATCAAGTTTTAGCCATTCTACGCACATATACAGCACACCCATATCCAAGCATAACCCCAAGAAACTCACAATATAAATCAGCGCACTTTCTTTGAGTAGCGAATGTTTGGAATCTTTGAAAATAAATCGCTTCGCTAAGATGAAATTCCACAATGTCGCCAATACAAAAGCCATAAATCCTGCGAGCATATAAGCAATAGCAAACTTTTCTAAGCACACATAAAACACAGCCCAATTCACAAGTGCTGCGCTACCACCGACAAAAACATACAAAATAAGATTTGAGAAATTTTTATACATATAACCTCTTGTTAAAAGTTTGCATTATAGCAGATTTTACAGAATCTAGATTTTGCTTTTTGTCATTGCGAGCGCAAGCAAAACCTAGAATCTTGTTTGCAGAGTAAATCTCTTATCTGCGCACGCAACACCTGCACACCACATATGCACAATGACAAGCTACAAAGTTTAGATTCCAAATCTGAAATTATTATGTAATTTATAGCTATTTTGTTTTATAATTTGCATTCACAACAACTTAATTTATTAGGAGAAACTATGTTTGAATTACGGAAATTACCTTACAATAAAGACAGCTTTGGCGATTTTTTGAGTGCGAGCACATTTGATTATCACCACGGCAAACACCACCAAACTTATATCAATAACCTTAACAACCTCATCAAAGGCACGCAGTTTGAAAATGCTGAACTATACGACATTATCAAACAATCAAATGGCGGGCTTTTTAATAACGCAGCGCAAGTGTATAATCACGATTTTTATTGGGATTGTATCACGCCAAGCCAAAGTCAAATCAGCCAAGAGCTTCAATCTGCCTTACAAGCGGATTTTGGTGGCGTTGATGGCTTCAAAGAAAAATTCATTCAAGCAGCAACGACACTTTTTGGCTCAGGTTGGTGCTGGCTTGTGTTTAATCCTAGCACTTCTAAGCTTGAGATTATCCAAACAAGCAACGCTCAAACCCCTGTGAGCGAAGATAAGATTCCAGTGCTTGTCGTTGATGTGTGGGAGCATGCCTACTACATAGATCACAAAAACGCACGTCCTGCGTATTTGGAGAAATTCTTTAGTCATATTAATTGGGAATTTGCATCGCAAGCGTATGAGTGGGCGAAAAAAGAAGGTGTGGGATCGGTGAGATTCTACATTAATGGCATTCACAAAAAATAATCCAAAACCAAAACGCGCAGAATCTAGCGCGTCCTAGTCCTTTTGGGCTAGTTGGCTTGACATAGGCTCAAAAGTTGGCTATACAACAAATACAAAAATACAACAAGAATAAGGGACATACCAAAATCTAATAACTAATAATTTAAGAGAATCTAAAATGCATCAAAATATTTAATAATTATCAAAAAATTCGCAAAGAATCGATACGAAAGTCATTTCAAGAAATCGCTCCAAGAAATCAATCAAAGGAGAATCTAAACAACAAAAATCTACAAAATCTATAAAAGGAGAACAAATGAACAACACACAATCATGGAGTTTTAAGATCGCATTATTTGGGATCGCTGCGACAACTATTTTGGGACCGACACTTCTAGCACCATCGCTTCCAAATCTACAAGAGCATTTCAAAGATATAGCCTATATACAGACGCTCTCAAAGCTTATCCTCACGCTTCCTGCGCTTTTTATTATGATTTTTTCACCTATCGCTGGATTTGTCTTAGCCAAGGGCAATAAGCTCAAAATCATCTTTAGCGCGCTTATTGTGTGGAGTCTTGTAGGGGCGAGTGGATATTTTTTGGATAATATTTATTTGCTTTTGCTCTCACGCGCGATTTTGGGGGTTGCCACGGCGTTTATTATGACTGGCATTGGCACGCTTTTGGGAGATTATTACAAAGGCGTTGCGCGAGAAAAAATGCTCGGATTGCAAAATTTCTTTATGGCATTTGGCGGGGCGATTTTTCTTATTATCGGCGGATTACTTGCAAATATCAGTTGGAAATATCCATTTCTTGTCTATCTAAGCGGGATTTTTATCCTTATTTATGCGATATTTAAGCTCTTTGAGCCTCCACACATCGCGCATACTTCTACACATAGCAAACATTTAGCATTTCGTATTGGCAAATTTATTCCTATTTATGGTTTGGCGTTTTTTGCTATGGCAGTTTTTTATATGATTCCCACACAGATTCCATTTTTTATCACCCATATCTTGCAAAAGCCAAATTCTTCCATTGGCGTATCAATGGCGACTGCAAGCGTTGCTACGGCTATTTTTGGGCTTTTTTATAATCGCTTAAGATCATATCTTAGTATCGCGCGCATTTCATCATTTGCCCTTATGCTTATGGGCTGTGGATTCTTGTGTATTGGGGTTTTTCATAGCTATATTATGCTTCTTATCGCTCTTATACTTATCGGGGCTTCGCTTGCGTTTTTCCTCGTTAATAATAGCTCATGGCTTTTTGCACTTGCCAAAGATTATGAGCGACCAAAAGCGTATGGATTTTTGGCAAGTTTTTTGTTTATGGGGCAGTTTAGCTCGCCATTTATCACTCAACCTTTTGTGGAATATTTTGGACTCACGCAGATGTTTGTCCTCTTTGGGTGTGTGATTTTGGGCTTTTGCTTTATCTCACTTTTTTATAACCCAAATATCACATTTAGCTCGCAATCAAGCGATAATCCATAGTCTGCAAACTCTTTGCGTTTATCTTGACAACTTAAGCTAAGTTTCGTTATAATCGCTACTTTTTAAAGTTAAAGTATCGGGGCGTAGCGCAGTCTGGTTAGCGCACTTGGTTTGGGACCAAGGGGTCGAAGGTTCGAATCCTTTCGCCCCGACCATTTTAGACATTTCATTTTGAAACTGCATAGTCTTACTTCATTGTCTGGTGGGTGTAGCTCAGTTGGTTAGAGCATCAGTTTGTGGCACTGAGGGTCGTGGGTTCGAGCCCCATCTCCCACCCCATTTTATGCGTTCGTAGCTCAATTGGATAGAGCATCAGACTTCGGATCTGAGGGTTAGGGGTTCGACTCCCTTCGAGCGTGCCATTAATGATAGTTTTGTTTTGCTATTTGCGCTCATAGCTCAGCTGGATAGAGCAACGGCCTTCTAAGCCGTAGGTCAGAGGTTCGAATCCTCTTGGGCGTGCCACTGATATGCGAATCCTCTATAATAATCTCACCTTTTTGATTTTATTTTTAATCTCATTTAAAATTTCGCTTCATATCCTCACTCCTTGCAGAATCCAAGTCTTGTTTGTCAAAATTTTTTGATAAATATTTTTTGCTTGAATGCTTGCAATATAAAAAGCCTTGATAAGACTTGTGATACACAGCAAAAGAAAAATTTTTTAAAAAAACGACATTGCCAAATAAGCTTAAAAGGGCATTGTAGATTCTAGAATCTACTCCCAAGTCAATGTAAAAGGCGCAACAATAAGCACAAAATCGTTACTCTCCCAAAAAGCCTGCGGAAAAAGATAATACCCCGAGAGTGCAGGCAAAATGAGACGCTGGTATGGAAGCTTCAATGGATAATGAGCCTGTATCAACCCTTCTAAAAAACTTGTGCAATACAATCGTCCCTCACTAGAATCCAACACAAAAGCGCGACCAACAAACCCAAGCGAATCCTGCGCTATCTGTGTGCGCAAAGATTTTGGTGCATTAAGACGTTTGAGTGCAAAGATATTTCCCTGTGCCAAAAAATCCTCCAATGTGCTGATAATCACCTGATTTGCATGGTTTTTGTCATCATCAGTGGTTGCATGGATTATTTGCAATGGCTCAAGCTCTACAATCATACCAACATGCGAGAATAGCGAATGACTCAACTCTGCTATAACCTTACTCTCAAAGTTTAATCCTTTGCGAAAAATAATATCACCTTTTTGTGCGTAAGCGCGAATATCTTGGATCGCGCGAGCAGAAGAGATGGAACGTATAGAATGCGCAGAGGAATATATAGGAGAATGCGTAGCAAGAGATGCAAGAGGCACAAAAAAAGTAGAAGATGTAGAAAAGTAAAAGACGCAAAAGTAGGCGCAAAAGCTACATTAAGCGGAGTGTTTGCAGGACATTTGAGATTTTTATGTGGATTCTGCTCTGCGTGCAGGGTGTTTGCGACATAAGCAGCCACCAACAAACCTAGCCAACCAAAAAGCCAACTAGGCACAAAAAGTTGTTTTAGCACGATAAAGCTATGTTGCAAAATTACTTAACTAAAATCTTCCACTCATCTTTAATCTTAATAAGCGTAGCATGATCTTTTTCTACGGTGCCGTTATTAAACACAATATCCAAATCCACATACGCCTTAGAAGGATCTGTCTCATCTAAAGCGGTTTTAGTCGCTTTGATTTCCTTGATTCCGCCATTATCAGCTGCTTTTTTCTTTGAAGAAGCACTAGCCATTTCAAACTTACCATTCACCATTCGCTTTTCTTCATCACTCAATTTCTCATCTTTGCCAAATGTTATGCCTTTAACACTTTTTTTGTCTCACCAGCATAGAGATTTTTTTGTCATCTCGACTGCTACATCTTCAGGCTTTGTATCGCCACAGCCTGCGAAGCCAAAGATTCCACTAATGGCGATTGCGCAAAGTGTAAGTCTTATTGATTGTTTTGTTTTTATTGTATCCTTTGTTTGATTTATATAAGGTAGCGATTGTAGTAGATTTTTATTCGCATGTCGCACGATATATAAGAAAAGTTGCAAATTTTATCCATATCTTTATATTTCCTAAACTTGCTTTGAATAAATCTTTAGCAAGCTTATAAGATAATGTATGTTTTAGATTCTAGAACGTTTAAGAATCAAGTATGCCAAAATCTAAACTAGCTAGAATCTATACTATCTACACTCGCACTTGTCCATCGCCATGGATTATATATTTGCTCGTGCATAGATCTTGCGCGCCCATAGGACCTCTTGCGTGAAGTTTTTGTGTGCTAATGCCAATCTCCGCACCCAAGCCAAACTCTCCCCCATCACTAAAGCGAGTCGAAGCATTGATATACACCACCGCAGAATCCACTTCGCTTACAAATCTCTCGCCCATTGTGTAGTTTTCTGTGATGATTGCCTCGCTATGCCCAGAGCCATAGGTATTGATATGCGCGATCGCCTCATCTGTGGATTGGACGATTTTGATAGCTAGAATCTTATCGTTAAATTCCCTCCCAAAGTCACCAGCCTCCGCACGCATAATATCAATCACCTCAATTGTTTGCGCACAGCCTTTAAGTAGTACTTCTGCTTCTTGCATCGCTTGATGAAGCAATGGCAAAAATTCTGTGGCAATCTCACGATGAACGAGCACTGCCTCAACCGCATTACATGCGCTTGGACGCGATATTTTGGCATTGAGGCAAATCTCAAGTGCCATTTTTAGATTTGCGCTTTTTTCGACATAAATATGACAAACGCCTTTATTATGCATAATCACAGGGATTTTAGTATGCTGCAAGACAAAATCAATCAACCCTTCTCCTCCGCGCGGAATCACCACATCGATGTATTCTTTTGCTTGAAGCATGGTAATCATTTTTTCTCGTGCAGAATCTGCCAAAAAATACACCACTTCTCTTGGCAATCCAGCCATAGATAGCGCATCTTGGATAATTTCAGCCAAAAAGGCATTTGAATGTATCGCTTCTTTGCCTCCGCGCAATACTACTCCATTTCCAGACTTGATACATAATGCTGCTGCATCTATGGTTACATTTGGGCGCGATTCATAAATCATACCCACAACCCCCAAAGGCACTTTCACTTTTCTAAGTCTCATTCCATTTGCAAGCGTGCTTCCGC carries:
- a CDS encoding type II toxin-antitoxin system RelE family toxin; translated protein: MKYELLYSKDFAKFINKHKNIAPKIKESFELLATNPYDNTLDVKKLQGKESHFRLRISKYCFLYEIINDKLLIYAHKAESRGSVYK
- a CDS encoding glycosyltransferase family A protein; translated protein: MIIPIYNVAPYLRECLDSVQNQSYENFLAIMINDGNTDENAQIAQEYLSDPRFVLINQENQGLALVRNAGLEYLKHS
- a CDS encoding phosphoglycerol transferase I — encoded protein: MIFASAWTSCLYGEVTFTQILFHLQFLIAGVDLTFVFSFIGHVIIPSVVISVLFCFPPLSRKLINWYSKHFQASSKLKVFLIIVALFHTLWILKTYPQNPFDRFLYSLGFSEHSTIFKSFAKSVVLPSALLGIVIFGAPLWRFLARKSPKFARLMQYIDSTHYTNIQTLIISSTSKLYHKISAFCARTLYAPFGELLPNLSTLGVANTNFSSTQSFGRITQVVGTGWTIAGLTSYLCAIPLKLPIEGNSFAHAYFLDSATCVGDILHSLGYTQLAIQGASIKFAGKNQFYNSHHISLHGEEYFTSQYFASRNIDPQHCAEFKENVAFNNVVLCADKNVSEFISWAKSQDFYKDTSIIVLGDHLSMKQDYFPQGTKRAIFNTFINPSFSITPESSLTKNRLVSHFDISALILDSIGACLWAWTQSTI
- the gyrA gene encoding DNA gyrase subunit A, whose amino-acid sequence is MDNLLDNTAGIVDVRIDDSIKDSYLDYSMSVIVGRALPDAKDGLKPVHRRILYAMHTLNLTSKVKYVKSAKIVGDVIGKYHPHGDTAVYDALVRMAQDFSMRLELVDGQGNFGSIDGDAAAAMRYTEARMTSASEEILRDIDKDTVDFVPNYDDTLKEPDVLPTRLPNLLINGSSGIAVGMATNIPPHRVDEIIDALLCVIDNPNAPLDELMQFVKGPDFPTGGVIYGKQGIIDAYATGRGRIRVRAKTHIEKTKTKDIIIVDEVPYQVNKAKLVEQISELAKEKIIEGISEVRDESDREGMRIVIELKKDAMSEIVLNHLYKSTAMESTFGIILLAINNKEPKIFNLLELLNIFISHRKTIIIRRTIFELEKAKARAHILEGLKIALDHIDEVIALIRASKDSEEAKIGLIEKFNLSELQAKAILEMRLQRLTGLERDKIEQEYAQLLAEIEYLNSILKSEEKLKDIIRTELLEVKEKFSSPRKTQIEEDYDAIDIEDLIPNEPVVVTMSHRGYVKRVQLKTYEKQNRGGKGKISGNTHDDDFIESFFVANTHDTIMFITNRGQLYWLKVYKIPEAGRTAIGKAVVNLINLQSDEKIMATITTTDFHSDKSLVFFTKNGIVKRTNLSEYSNIRSVGVRAINLDEDDELVTANIITQDIKELFIATFKGMCIRFGIDEVREIGRVSRGVTGIRFKAKGDHVIAAVTIGNDTDKLLTISEQGIGKQTSAGEYRLQSRGGKGVIVMKLTPKTGNLVSVVNVNDENMDLMVLTSSGKMIRVDTEAIRASARNTSGVKIVNVAGEKVAFAVICPKEDKDGEKDSEEKDNGESNNNE
- a CDS encoding HugZ family heme oxygenase is translated as MSFSSVLEHMNKHHIKEIEGLVRKFGGVSNPQNAKLKSVDYEGLDIVYDGGDLRVEFPKKANDNTLRDSIIELCMSVEQTYNVQSVAKEVKEFAKSFGSVVLASLNIKGEVLATYAPVIHFDDKFFIYISEVSEHYESIKTNPENIEMMFLEDESKAKSVILRKRLRYRVQARFVERDSQEFNAVFEQFIAQSGGGGGIKTIRNMTDFHMIELITKKGRFVKGFGQAYELIDDKVIYLGGGGNPHSKNPHSK
- a CDS encoding GtrA family protein, which encodes MYKNFSNLILYVFVGGSAALVNWAVFYVCLEKFAIAYMLAGFMAFVLATLWNFILAKRFIFKDSKHSLLKESALIYIVSFLGLCLDMGVLYMCVEWLKLDEMLSKIIATGIAFFFNFSVRNFIIYKEV
- a CDS encoding superoxide dismutase, which produces MFELRKLPYNKDSFGDFLSASTFDYHHGKHHQTYINNLNNLIKGTQFENAELYDIIKQSNGGLFNNAAQVYNHDFYWDCITPSQSQISQELQSALQADFGGVDGFKEKFIQAATTLFGSGWCWLVFNPSTSKLEIIQTSNAQTPVSEDKIPVLVVDVWEHAYYIDHKNARPAYLEKFFSHINWEFASQAYEWAKKEGVGSVRFYINGIHKK
- a CDS encoding MFS transporter, whose translation is MNNTQSWSFKIALFGIAATTILGPTLLAPSLPNLQEHFKDIAYIQTLSKLILTLPALFIMIFSPIAGFVLAKGNKLKIIFSALIVWSLVGASGYFLDNIYLLLLSRAILGVATAFIMTGIGTLLGDYYKGVAREKMLGLQNFFMAFGGAIFLIIGGLLANISWKYPFLVYLSGIFILIYAIFKLFEPPHIAHTSTHSKHLAFRIGKFIPIYGLAFFAMAVFYMIPTQIPFFITHILQKPNSSIGVSMATASVATAIFGLFYNRLRSYLSIARISSFALMLMGCGFLCIGVFHSYIMLLIALILIGASLAFFLVNNSSWLFALAKDYERPKAYGFLASFLFMGQFSSPFITQPFVEYFGLTQMFVLFGCVILGFCFISLFYNPNITFSSQSSDNP
- a CDS encoding YiiX/YebB-like N1pC/P60 family cysteine hydrolase; translated protein: MPLASLATHSPIYSSAHSIRSISSARAIQDIRAYAQKGDIIFRKGLNFESKVIAELSHSLFSHVGMIVELEPLQIIHATTDDDKNHANQVIISTLEDFLAQGNIFALKRLNAPKSLRTQIAQDSLGFVGRAFVLDSSEGRLYCTSFLEGLIQAHYPLKLPYQRLILPALSGYYLFPQAFWESNDFVLIVAPFTLTWE
- a CDS encoding DUF4878 domain-containing protein; amino-acid sequence: MSDEEKRMVNGKFEMASASSKKKAADNGGIKEIKATKTALDETDPSKAYVDLDIVFNNGTVEKDHATLIKIKDEWKILVK